One stretch of Tenacibaculum sp. MAR_2010_89 DNA includes these proteins:
- a CDS encoding cold-shock protein — protein MNKGTVKFFNESKGFGFITEEGSNKEHFVHVSGLIDEIRENDEVEFELKEGKKGLNAVNVRVL, from the coding sequence ATGAATAAAGGTACCGTAAAATTCTTCAACGAATCAAAAGGATTTGGATTTATCACAGAAGAAGGATCAAACAAAGAACATTTTGTACATGTTTCAGGATTAATCGATGAAATTCGTGAAAACGACGAAGTTGAATTCGAATTAAAAGAAGGAAAAAAAGGATTAAACGCAGTA
- the folE gene encoding GTP cyclohydrolase I FolE has product MFEVNNNKMNDERIEEIGENHIGTSAESPIRKDAFDISDEEKIEKIQESVKDILITLGMDLTDDSLQGTPKRVAKAFVNELFMGLNPKNKPKASTFDNNYNYGEMLVEKNIIVYSTCEHHLLPIIGRAHVAYISDGKVIGLSKMNRIVEYFSKRPQVQERLTMQVVQAMQEALGTDDVACVIDAKHLCVNSRGIKDIESSTVTAEFGGKFKDKETKREFLDYLKMDTSFD; this is encoded by the coding sequence ATGTTTGAAGTGAACAACAACAAAATGAATGACGAAAGGATAGAAGAAATTGGAGAAAATCACATAGGAACGTCGGCAGAATCGCCAATACGTAAAGATGCGTTTGATATTTCTGATGAAGAAAAGATAGAAAAAATACAAGAAAGTGTTAAAGATATTTTAATCACTTTAGGAATGGATTTAACAGATGATAGTTTACAAGGTACACCTAAGCGTGTTGCAAAAGCTTTTGTAAATGAATTATTCATGGGATTAAATCCAAAAAATAAACCGAAGGCCTCTACATTTGACAATAATTATAATTATGGTGAAATGTTAGTAGAAAAAAATATTATCGTGTACTCTACTTGTGAACACCATTTATTACCAATTATAGGTAGAGCACATGTGGCTTATATTTCTGATGGAAAAGTAATTGGTTTATCCAAAATGAATAGAATTGTTGAGTATTTTTCTAAAAGACCTCAAGTACAAGAACGTTTAACAATGCAAGTTGTTCAAGCTATGCAAGAAGCTTTAGGAACTGATGATGTAGCTTGTGTTATAGATGCAAAGCATTTATGTGTTAATTCTAGAGGAATTAAAGACATTGAAAGTAGTACTGTTACTGCTGAATTTGGAGGTAAGTTTAAAGATAAAGAAACTAAAAGAGAGTTTTTAGATTACTTAAAAATGGATACAAGTTTTGACTAA
- the hisS gene encoding histidine--tRNA ligase produces MKPSIPKGTRDFSSTEVAKRNYIFSTIKHSFENFGFQPIETPSFENSSTLMGKYGEEGDRLIFKILNSGDYLSKVDDNILTEKNSQKLISKISEKALRYDLTVPFARYVVQHQNDITFPFKRYQIQPVWRADRPQKGRFREFYQCDADVVGSKSLWQEVEFVQLYDTVFSKLGLSGTTIKINNRKILSGIAEVIGAKDKLIDFTVALDKLDKIGKEGVVKEMLSKGITEEAIKKVDPLFDFSGTNTDKLASLEGMLQGSDEGLKGVEELRFINNSITELGLTSASLEIDVTLARGLNYYTGAIYEVSAPKGVKMGSIGGGGRYDDLTGIFGLKDVSGVGISFGLDRIYLVMEELNLFETVELPKPKVLFLNFNENESLEKVKAIRVLRENNIKSELYPDTATSNKQQKKQWKYVTNRGIEFVVTDVENDTFVLKNMINSEQTTCSLDELITKVQ; encoded by the coding sequence ATGAAACCAAGTATTCCAAAAGGAACAAGAGATTTTTCATCAACCGAAGTAGCAAAAAGAAATTACATATTTAGTACTATAAAACATTCGTTTGAAAATTTTGGATTTCAACCTATTGAAACGCCAAGCTTTGAAAACTCATCTACCTTAATGGGGAAGTATGGAGAAGAAGGGGATCGTTTAATTTTTAAGATTTTAAATTCTGGAGATTATTTAAGTAAAGTTGATGATAATATATTAACTGAAAAAAATAGTCAAAAATTAATATCAAAAATCTCAGAAAAAGCATTAAGATACGATTTAACAGTGCCTTTTGCACGGTATGTAGTACAACATCAAAATGATATTACCTTTCCATTTAAACGTTATCAAATTCAGCCAGTTTGGAGAGCAGACCGTCCACAGAAAGGACGTTTTCGCGAATTTTATCAATGCGATGCAGATGTTGTTGGAAGTAAATCTTTATGGCAAGAAGTAGAGTTTGTACAATTATACGATACTGTTTTTAGTAAGTTAGGATTGAGTGGTACGACTATCAAAATCAATAATCGTAAAATTTTATCTGGAATTGCTGAGGTAATTGGAGCTAAAGATAAGTTAATTGATTTTACAGTTGCTTTAGATAAATTAGATAAAATTGGGAAGGAAGGAGTTGTAAAAGAAATGCTTTCTAAAGGAATCACCGAAGAAGCAATTAAAAAAGTTGATCCATTATTTGATTTCTCTGGCACTAATACTGATAAATTAGCCTCTTTAGAAGGAATGTTACAAGGTTCTGACGAAGGTTTAAAAGGAGTAGAAGAGTTACGTTTTATAAATAATTCTATAACTGAGTTAGGGTTAACTTCTGCAAGTTTAGAAATAGATGTTACTTTAGCTCGTGGACTAAATTATTATACGGGTGCTATTTATGAAGTTTCGGCTCCGAAAGGAGTAAAAATGGGCTCTATTGGTGGAGGTGGAAGGTATGATGATTTAACGGGTATCTTTGGTTTAAAAGATGTATCTGGAGTTGGAATATCTTTCGGATTAGATAGGATTTACTTAGTAATGGAAGAACTCAATTTATTTGAAACTGTTGAGTTACCTAAGCCAAAGGTATTGTTCTTGAATTTTAATGAGAATGAGAGCTTGGAAAAAGTAAAAGCAATTAGAGTTTTAAGAGAAAACAACATAAAATCTGAGCTATATCCTGATACCGCAACTAGTAACAAACAACAAAAGAAGCAATGGAAATATGTTACTAATAGAGGTATAGAGTTTGTAGTAACCGATGTTGAGAACGATACATTTGTTCTAAAAAATATGATAAATTCTGAGCAAACTACTTGCTCTTTAGATGAATTGATAACTAAAGTACAGTAA
- a CDS encoding pentapeptide repeat-containing protein — MNDYFNNETFNKVSFTSKQLSKTDFDSCVFKNCDFSELHINGSEFLECEFIDCNLSNTKLKDSSFKEVHFSNSKLIGIDFYELNPFLLRINFSKCQLNFSSFYQLKMQNFQFVDCQINEVDFTEADLQNSYFDNSDLSKSIFDNTKLEKVNFETAINFSIDVENNNVKGAIFSKENIIGLLTKYQVIIK, encoded by the coding sequence ATGAACGATTATTTTAACAATGAAACTTTTAATAAAGTCAGTTTTACTAGTAAGCAACTAAGTAAAACTGACTTTGATTCTTGTGTATTTAAAAATTGCGACTTTTCAGAGTTACACATAAATGGTTCTGAGTTTTTAGAATGTGAATTTATAGATTGTAACTTAAGCAATACAAAACTAAAAGATAGTAGTTTTAAAGAAGTACATTTTAGTAATTCAAAATTAATTGGGATTGACTTTTATGAGCTAAATCCATTTTTATTGAGAATCAATTTTTCAAAATGTCAATTAAACTTCTCTTCGTTCTATCAATTAAAAATGCAAAATTTTCAATTTGTAGATTGTCAAATTAATGAAGTTGATTTTACGGAAGCAGATTTACAAAATAGTTATTTCGATAATAGCGATTTGAGCAAATCAATATTTGATAATACCAAGTTAGAAAAAGTTAATTTTGAAACTGCTATTAACTTTAGTATTGATGTAGAGAATAATAATGTAAAAGGAGCTATTTTTTCTAAAGAAAATATAATAGGATTGCTAACAAAATATCAAGTGATTATAAAGTAA